A stretch of the Haloarcula ordinaria genome encodes the following:
- a CDS encoding DUF7318 family protein: MSSEGSTYGDIHRYEPPRESTAAAVGIVLLTFIQIVLVGLFTYGMLAGWASGIGTTLTLRIIEANMFMGGVLTAIFIDLAFIMMLYRKEFLPDVMIVKKRRRKWEDLYIEQDDVDGTTVLDNEALVENIKRAVYPYYKK, encoded by the coding sequence ATGTCCTCCGAAGGCTCCACCTACGGCGACATCCACCGGTACGAACCGCCCCGTGAGAGCACGGCCGCCGCCGTCGGTATCGTGCTGCTGACGTTCATCCAGATCGTCCTCGTCGGGCTGTTCACCTACGGGATGCTCGCCGGCTGGGCGTCCGGTATCGGGACGACGCTGACCCTCCGAATCATCGAGGCCAACATGTTCATGGGTGGCGTCCTGACGGCCATCTTCATCGACCTGGCCTTCATCATGATGCTGTACCGCAAGGAGTTCCTCCCCGACGTGATGATCGTCAAGAAGCGCCGTCGCAAGTGGGAGGACCTCTACATCGAGCAGGACGACGTCGACGGCACCACCGTGCTCGACAACGAGGCGCTCGTCGAGAACATCAAACGTGCGGTCTACCCATACTACAAGAAATAA
- a CDS encoding Rieske 2Fe-2S domain-containing protein yields MPLDEDKYPSETGRRRFVKGVVGSAALSSIGVGGAAAVDATTDAAGEGGGTTTFVAVENTDGPAPRGMPIIPIEINGGEISGVWPEYDPSQGVAIQEDFGGSGISYSSAWFQYCGMQTVEGIYPQADQDNLFRNNQGSFSWQDEYDSGAPLTVDMFSDYQEWGNGIGTAGIGKPASATWRSEGDASTIPVQIIRSVEIEKLANGEGKYSDVPGPVQSFISEATDQGFIAWLNKCTHFCCVPGFKTQEGSANFGGENAIYCQCHQSVYDPFSPVQKQFVALPRPPQTE; encoded by the coding sequence ATGCCACTAGACGAAGACAAGTACCCATCCGAGACAGGCCGACGCCGCTTCGTCAAGGGCGTCGTCGGGAGCGCAGCGCTGTCCAGTATCGGCGTCGGTGGCGCGGCCGCCGTCGACGCGACGACGGACGCCGCTGGTGAGGGTGGCGGGACGACGACGTTCGTCGCCGTCGAGAACACTGACGGCCCGGCACCCCGCGGGATGCCCATCATCCCCATCGAGATCAACGGCGGCGAGATATCAGGCGTCTGGCCCGAGTACGACCCCTCACAGGGCGTCGCTATCCAGGAGGACTTCGGCGGCAGCGGCATCTCCTACTCGTCGGCCTGGTTCCAGTACTGCGGGATGCAGACGGTCGAAGGCATCTACCCGCAGGCCGACCAGGACAACCTCTTCCGGAACAACCAGGGGTCGTTCTCCTGGCAGGACGAGTACGACAGCGGCGCGCCGCTCACCGTCGACATGTTCTCGGACTACCAGGAGTGGGGCAACGGTATCGGCACCGCCGGTATCGGGAAGCCCGCGAGCGCCACCTGGCGCTCGGAGGGTGACGCCTCGACCATTCCGGTCCAGATTATCCGGTCGGTCGAAATCGAGAAACTGGCCAACGGCGAGGGCAAGTACTCGGACGTTCCGGGCCCCGTCCAGTCGTTCATCTCAGAGGCGACCGACCAGGGCTTCATCGCCTGGCTGAACAAGTGCACCCACTTCTGCTGTGTCCCGGGCTTCAAGACGCAGGAGGGGAGCGCGAACTTCGGTGGCGAGAACGCCATCTACTGCCAATGTCACCAGTCGGTGTACGACCCCTTCAGCCCGGTGCAGAAACAGTTCGTGGCGCTCCCGCGCCCACCACAGACGGAGTAA
- a CDS encoding cytochrome b, with product MSLERKDDHDHKGWMKTRELTPIETVYLTALIWLDKRLRVVDYLEILEDLYYKVNMQMPKSHTEQYNLDNKFWYWYPLYALGSFSTLAYIVAAISGALLGFYYAPAAAAADGSPTIAYDSVLLIMGQLNLGFFLRSVHRWSAQVMVAAVFLHMLRVYFTGAYKEPRELNWIIGIVLISLTLVFGYTGYLLPWSQLSFWAGQIGVEMSLSIPLIGEWVAQLLFGGFTLSQSTIVRMYILHVFLLPFITTAVIAVHIGIVWMQGIAEPH from the coding sequence ATGAGTCTCGAACGCAAAGACGACCACGACCACAAAGGCTGGATGAAGACGCGTGAGCTCACGCCGATAGAGACGGTGTACCTCACGGCACTGATTTGGCTCGACAAGCGGCTGCGCGTCGTTGACTACCTGGAGATCCTCGAGGACCTCTACTACAAGGTCAACATGCAGATGCCCAAGAGCCACACGGAACAGTACAACCTCGACAACAAGTTCTGGTACTGGTACCCGCTGTACGCGCTGGGGTCGTTCTCCACGTTGGCGTACATCGTCGCGGCGATATCGGGCGCCCTGCTGGGCTTCTACTACGCGCCGGCTGCGGCCGCCGCGGACGGGTCACCGACCATCGCCTACGACTCGGTGTTGCTCATCATGGGCCAGTTGAACCTCGGCTTCTTCCTGCGCTCGGTCCACCGCTGGTCCGCGCAGGTGATGGTCGCCGCCGTGTTCCTCCACATGCTGCGTGTCTACTTCACGGGCGCGTACAAGGAACCGCGCGAGCTCAACTGGATTATCGGCATCGTCCTCATCTCGCTGACGCTGGTGTTCGGGTACACTGGCTACCTGCTCCCCTGGAGCCAGCTGTCGTTCTGGGCCGGCCAGATCGGCGTCGAGATGTCGCTGTCGATTCCCCTCATCGGCGAGTGGGTCGCCCAGCTGCTGTTTGGCGGCTTCACCTTGAGCCAGTCGACTATCGTCCGGATGTACATCCTGCACGTGTTCCTCCTGCCGTTCATCACGACGGCAGTCATCGCCGTGCACATCGGCATCGTCTGGATGCAAGGCATCGCGGAACCACACTGA
- a CDS encoding cytochrome bc complex cytochrome b subunit: protein MSDNDTNDDVRTDGSGTGIVPPDDETPTWSERKQRTQGLSRLTYEYFERSRREDQDLRQESDYVERDVLAFPAWPHEMIRNLALSAFFVGMILFVSAALPPEMPNPANSSVTPAIILPDWYLYWSFGLLKLGPLNPDLSILGGQKLMADRTYGVLANVVVVGFVAIVPFLNKGSARRPVEQPFWAAVGMSGVVFSLTIAALSVKNIIPMDSNLLFDLTFLLPFVSATITYAVLKTMREGYMFDLNRRYYRLRPPK from the coding sequence ATGAGCGACAACGACACCAACGACGACGTTCGTACAGACGGCAGCGGTACCGGCATCGTCCCGCCGGACGACGAGACCCCGACGTGGTCCGAGCGCAAGCAGCGGACTCAGGGGCTCTCCCGGCTGACCTACGAGTACTTCGAACGGTCCCGTCGCGAGGACCAGGACCTGCGCCAGGAGTCCGACTACGTCGAACGTGACGTCCTGGCCTTCCCCGCCTGGCCCCACGAGATGATCCGCAACCTCGCGCTGTCGGCGTTCTTCGTCGGGATGATTCTGTTCGTCTCGGCGGCGCTGCCACCGGAGATGCCCAACCCCGCAAACTCCAGCGTGACGCCGGCCATCATCCTGCCGGACTGGTACCTCTACTGGTCGTTCGGGTTGTTGAAACTCGGCCCGCTGAACCCGGACCTGTCCATCCTGGGCGGCCAGAAACTGATGGCTGACCGGACCTACGGGGTGCTCGCGAACGTGGTCGTCGTCGGCTTCGTCGCCATCGTCCCCTTCCTCAACAAGGGGTCGGCCCGACGCCCCGTCGAGCAGCCCTTCTGGGCCGCTGTCGGGATGTCCGGCGTGGTGTTCAGCCTGACCATCGCCGCGCTGTCCGTCAAGAACATCATCCCGATGGACTCGAACCTCCTGTTCGACCTGACGTTCCTGCTCCCGTTCGTCAGCGCCACCATCACCTACGCGGTGCTGAAGACCATGCGGGAAGGATACATGTTCGACCTCAACCGGCGGTACTACCGGTTGCGCCCACCGAAGTAA
- a CDS encoding DUF7315 family membrane protein, producing the protein MTEDDSKPTAGRRDVVVPLRVYKAVTVFSTLFAVLCVVGGFILVDNATQRASAPASEIDVPISIAGVGLILAGTVVYAFSTRFRTEEMGKSKDDAGEESDNG; encoded by the coding sequence ATGACCGAGGACGATTCGAAGCCGACCGCGGGCCGACGTGACGTCGTCGTCCCGTTGCGCGTGTACAAGGCCGTCACCGTGTTCTCGACGCTCTTCGCCGTCCTCTGTGTGGTCGGCGGGTTCATCCTCGTCGACAACGCGACCCAGCGCGCGTCGGCGCCGGCCTCGGAGATAGACGTCCCCATCTCCATCGCCGGCGTCGGCCTCATCCTCGCTGGAACCGTGGTCTACGCCTTTTCGACGCGCTTTCGGACCGAAGAAATGGGAAAGTCTAAAGACGACGCTGGCGAAGAATCAGATAATGGCTGA
- a CDS encoding DUF7314 family protein, whose product MADEFMKGFGILMVGGLAWMTFAGWYRTPSFEGAQLTGEVTLENPTLFDQIGLVMMDVFFWFAIIGALTFWVVIPLVNETREYLDERSA is encoded by the coding sequence ATGGCTGACGAATTCATGAAGGGGTTCGGTATCCTCATGGTCGGCGGGCTCGCCTGGATGACCTTCGCGGGCTGGTACCGGACGCCGAGCTTCGAGGGCGCACAGCTGACAGGCGAGGTCACGCTCGAGAACCCGACGCTGTTCGACCAGATCGGGCTCGTCATGATGGACGTGTTCTTCTGGTTCGCCATCATCGGCGCGCTGACCTTCTGGGTCGTCATCCCGCTGGTCAACGAGACGCGAGAGTACCTCGACGAGCGCTCGGCCTGA
- a CDS encoding DUF7313 family protein, protein MQPSVTLFGPLDTIFGSTGPGGVLLIEYVIMVLVVANLLTRQLAHRRHLKEYETGGAEAISRHPAHTASNVILVIASFFYMTLAHHGGMVMSMLVLGAVITDFFEFESRKVEARREIPLERPKGSLVAAALLVLYAGYQSLFWVIAAPWDAIV, encoded by the coding sequence ATGCAGCCATCAGTCACGCTCTTCGGGCCGCTTGACACCATCTTCGGGAGCACAGGCCCCGGTGGCGTCCTCCTCATCGAGTACGTCATCATGGTCCTGGTGGTCGCGAACCTGCTGACCCGGCAGCTGGCCCACAGGCGACACCTCAAAGAGTACGAGACGGGGGGTGCGGAGGCGATCTCCCGCCATCCGGCCCACACCGCGAGCAACGTCATCCTGGTCATCGCCTCGTTTTTCTACATGACGCTCGCCCACCACGGCGGGATGGTCATGTCGATGCTCGTCCTCGGTGCCGTCATCACCGACTTCTTCGAGTTCGAGTCCCGGAAAGTCGAGGCCCGTCGCGAGATTCCCCTCGAACGACCGAAGGGGTCGCTCGTCGCTGCGGCGCTCCTCGTCCTCTACGCGGGCTACCAGAGCCTCTTCTGGGTCATCGCCGCCCCCTGGGACGCAATCGTCTGA
- a CDS encoding ATP-NAD kinase: protein MTERDSVGVVGDDEVAERLREGSVTVETGTPETVPATDAVVAVGEAAVTAVARAERDPLVVPVDAGRGVRSVPRDRVADAVASLDAARVEHHPLLSVALDDDPVGRAVWDVTLVTADAAHISEYTVASPTDHVGTFRADGVVVSTPAGSPGYARRIGGPVVEPAPVSVVTPIAPFATNPDHWVLPGETVTVTVDRDEAEVSLFVDGTERGTVSYGDSVTLARQGRWRAAVVDSSRSRFD from the coding sequence ATGACCGAGCGCGATTCCGTGGGCGTCGTCGGTGACGACGAGGTGGCCGAGCGGCTCCGGGAGGGCAGCGTGACGGTCGAGACCGGAACCCCGGAGACCGTGCCAGCGACAGACGCCGTCGTCGCCGTCGGCGAGGCCGCGGTGACTGCCGTGGCACGTGCCGAGCGCGACCCGCTGGTGGTGCCCGTCGACGCCGGTCGAGGCGTCCGGTCGGTGCCTCGCGACCGGGTCGCCGACGCGGTGGCCTCGCTGGACGCGGCACGCGTCGAACACCACCCGCTCCTGTCGGTCGCTCTCGACGACGACCCGGTGGGCAGGGCCGTCTGGGACGTGACGCTCGTCACCGCGGACGCGGCCCACATCTCTGAGTACACCGTCGCGAGCCCGACGGACCACGTCGGGACGTTCAGGGCGGACGGGGTCGTGGTCTCGACGCCGGCGGGCTCCCCTGGATACGCCCGTCGCATCGGCGGCCCGGTCGTCGAACCGGCGCCCGTCAGCGTCGTCACGCCCATCGCGCCGTTCGCGACGAACCCGGACCACTGGGTGCTCCCCGGGGAGACGGTCACCGTGACCGTCGACCGCGACGAAGCGGAAGTCTCGCTGTTCGTCGACGGGACCGAACGGGGAACGGTCTCGTACGGCGACTCGGTGACGCTCGCCCGGCAGGGCCGCTGGCGGGCCGCCGTCGTCGACTCGAGCCGGTCGCGGTTCGACTGA
- a CDS encoding digeranylgeranylglycerophospholipid reductase yields MRDRFDVVIAGAGPAGAQCARDVAERDYDVLVLETEPEDEFPRQSNKSTAGTFPSMMASFGIPDDVVMNYTDSVVLESPNDHYVREQTGAVLEFADFKRFLVRDGRERGATYRFGSRVSAPIVDEGEVVGVRYDGDEEVYADVVIDATGPAAPLAKKLGVSDLQRDHQAIGVEYEFEGIDVDHDDYGDLTDAMMLRLDHDLAPGGYSWIFHTGGDTAKVGLCYIQNDSHREYAKDGMGIDDYLEYWLDQDPRFDGAERLEGKQHRGSAHIQPPGDLSTDNFIAIGDTVPTIDPLWGEGIHKGMKSARAAAITVDAALTPDSRDTSAEKMSVYDELWHTEVAPRSRARLTLTELLYLVPNERYDQLMADLRAADDDVLQRANAGDKLAMARLLHLDDVPTLVKYARQRLSN; encoded by the coding sequence ATGCGCGACCGCTTTGACGTGGTGATAGCCGGGGCCGGGCCTGCCGGGGCCCAGTGTGCCCGCGACGTAGCAGAGCGGGACTACGACGTCCTCGTCCTCGAGACGGAGCCCGAAGACGAGTTCCCGCGTCAGAGCAACAAGTCCACCGCAGGCACGTTCCCCTCGATGATGGCGTCGTTCGGTATCCCGGACGACGTCGTGATGAACTACACCGACAGCGTCGTCCTCGAATCACCCAACGACCACTACGTCCGCGAGCAGACCGGTGCGGTGCTCGAGTTCGCCGACTTCAAGCGCTTCCTCGTCCGTGACGGCCGCGAGCGCGGGGCGACGTACCGGTTCGGTTCGCGCGTTTCCGCGCCTATCGTGGACGAAGGCGAGGTCGTCGGCGTCCGGTACGACGGCGACGAGGAGGTGTACGCGGACGTCGTCATCGACGCGACGGGGCCGGCCGCACCGCTGGCGAAGAAGCTCGGCGTCAGCGACCTCCAGCGCGACCACCAGGCTATCGGCGTCGAGTACGAGTTCGAGGGCATCGACGTGGACCACGACGACTACGGGGACCTCACGGACGCGATGATGCTCCGGCTGGACCACGACCTGGCGCCCGGCGGCTACTCCTGGATATTCCACACCGGCGGCGACACGGCGAAGGTCGGCCTCTGTTACATCCAGAACGACTCACACCGCGAGTACGCCAAGGACGGGATGGGCATCGACGACTACCTGGAGTACTGGCTCGACCAGGACCCACGTTTCGACGGCGCAGAACGCCTCGAGGGGAAACAGCACCGCGGCTCGGCCCACATCCAGCCGCCGGGTGACCTGAGCACGGACAACTTCATCGCCATCGGCGACACCGTCCCGACCATCGACCCGCTGTGGGGCGAAGGCATCCACAAGGGCATGAAGTCCGCGCGCGCGGCCGCCATCACCGTCGACGCGGCGCTGACACCCGATTCACGGGACACCTCGGCCGAGAAGATGAGTGTGTACGACGAGCTCTGGCACACGGAAGTGGCACCGCGCTCGCGGGCCAGGTTGACACTGACCGAGTTGCTGTACCTCGTGCCCAACGAGCGCTACGACCAGCTCATGGCCGACCTCCGGGCCGCCGACGACGACGTCCTCCAGCGAGCGAACGCCGGCGACAAACTGGCGATGGCGCGGCTGTTGCACCTCGACGACGTGCCGACGCTGGTGAAGTACGCCCGCCAACGCTTGAGCAACTAA
- a CDS encoding cryptochrome/photolyase family protein, giving the protein MHVFWHQRDLRIPDNRGLARAAGDDRLLPVYVVDPEVLDTVGRRQRAFFFQGVRELKAAYQERGSDLLVRTGSATDVLADVVREHDADRVYYNEHYRPERRERQRQVDEALSTRSVVDLVLVDPAELAGRYENHSRFFDDWQAVTKPAPATTPSDEALVGFEDDETPPELESDIDLPTAGYAAARKRYDAFLADGIETYADTRDDMQAAVESPVGAVSRLSPYLAAGMLGIREVWAEASERHVAVEDDARRNVQKFRYELSWREQNYHLLYYNQDLLSANYKSFPNAIPWKSDHDHIAAWKVGETGYPLVDAGMRQLNGEGYIHNRPRQNVASFLTKHLLTDWRVGADYFAEQLVDHDPANNYANWQWTASTGTDSVDVRIFDPVAQMAKYDAGADYVTAYVPELRGVDPDRIVEWPNLSDEERERLAPEYSHPIVDRNAAYERAQRVFETALGKR; this is encoded by the coding sequence ATGCACGTCTTCTGGCACCAGCGCGACCTCCGGATTCCGGACAACCGTGGCCTGGCACGCGCGGCGGGCGACGACCGGCTCCTCCCCGTCTACGTCGTTGACCCCGAGGTCCTCGATACCGTGGGGCGGCGACAACGGGCGTTCTTTTTCCAGGGCGTCCGAGAACTGAAAGCGGCGTACCAGGAGCGCGGGAGCGACCTGCTGGTCCGGACGGGCTCGGCCACCGACGTCCTCGCCGACGTGGTTCGGGAGCACGACGCTGACCGGGTCTACTACAACGAACACTACCGGCCGGAGCGCCGGGAGCGACAGCGGCAGGTCGACGAGGCGCTGTCGACTCGTTCGGTCGTAGACCTCGTGCTGGTCGACCCCGCCGAGCTGGCCGGGCGCTACGAGAACCACAGCCGGTTCTTCGACGACTGGCAGGCCGTGACGAAACCCGCGCCGGCGACGACCCCGAGCGACGAGGCCCTGGTCGGGTTCGAGGACGACGAGACGCCGCCCGAACTGGAGTCGGACATCGACCTCCCGACCGCTGGCTACGCGGCCGCCAGAAAGCGCTACGACGCGTTCCTGGCCGATGGCATCGAGACCTACGCCGACACCCGCGACGACATGCAGGCGGCCGTCGAGTCACCTGTGGGCGCCGTCTCGCGCCTCTCGCCGTACCTCGCGGCGGGGATGCTCGGTATCCGCGAGGTGTGGGCCGAAGCCAGCGAGCGACACGTGGCGGTGGAGGATGACGCCCGGCGCAACGTCCAGAAGTTCCGGTACGAGCTCTCCTGGCGCGAGCAGAACTACCACCTCCTGTACTACAACCAGGACCTGCTCTCGGCGAACTACAAGTCGTTCCCGAACGCCATCCCCTGGAAGTCGGACCACGACCACATAGCGGCCTGGAAGGTCGGCGAAACGGGGTATCCGCTCGTCGACGCCGGGATGCGACAGCTGAACGGGGAGGGGTACATCCACAACCGCCCGCGACAGAACGTCGCCTCGTTCCTCACGAAGCATCTCCTCACGGACTGGCGCGTCGGCGCCGACTACTTCGCCGAACAGCTCGTGGACCACGACCCGGCGAACAACTACGCCAACTGGCAGTGGACCGCCTCGACTGGCACCGACTCGGTCGACGTGCGCATCTTCGACCCGGTCGCGCAGATGGCGAAGTACGACGCGGGGGCCGACTACGTCACTGCCTACGTGCCGGAACTTCGGGGCGTCGACCCCGACAGAATCGTCGAGTGGCCGAACCTCTCGGACGAGGAGCGCGAGCGGTTGGCACCCGAGTACTCCCATCCCATCGTCGACCGGAACGCGGCCTACGAGCGGGCCCAGCGGGTCTTCGAGACGGCGCTCGGGAAACGGTAG
- a CDS encoding 2-oxoacid:ferredoxin oxidoreductase subunit beta — translation MSSDVRFTDFKSDKQPTWCPGCGDFGTMNGMMKALAETGNDPDNTFVVAGIGCSGKIGTYMHSYALHGVHGRALPVGIGVKMANPDLEVMVAGGDGDGYSIGAGHFIHAVRRNVDMSYVVMDNRIYGLTKGQASPTSHEDFETATTPDGPGQPPVNPKALALSAGATFIAQSFSSNAQRHAEIVQQAIEHDGFGFVNVYSPCVTFNDVDTYDYFRDAIVDLNDTDHDPGNRDMAKDKILESDKEYTGVLYQDDSSVPFEQREGIEAPMNDVPDGAPEGAMDLVREFY, via the coding sequence ATGAGCTCCGACGTTCGATTCACCGACTTCAAATCCGACAAGCAACCGACGTGGTGTCCCGGCTGTGGCGACTTCGGGACGATGAACGGCATGATGAAAGCCCTGGCCGAGACCGGCAACGACCCGGACAACACGTTCGTGGTCGCCGGCATCGGCTGTTCCGGGAAGATCGGCACGTACATGCACAGCTACGCGCTGCACGGCGTGCACGGCCGCGCCCTGCCGGTGGGCATCGGCGTGAAGATGGCTAACCCCGACCTCGAAGTGATGGTCGCTGGCGGCGACGGCGACGGCTACTCCATCGGGGCCGGCCACTTCATCCACGCCGTCCGGCGCAACGTCGACATGTCCTACGTCGTCATGGACAACCGCATCTACGGCCTGACCAAGGGCCAGGCCTCGCCGACCTCCCACGAGGACTTCGAGACGGCGACCACCCCCGACGGTCCCGGCCAGCCGCCGGTCAACCCGAAGGCGCTCGCGCTGTCTGCCGGCGCGACGTTCATCGCCCAGTCGTTCTCCTCGAACGCCCAGCGCCACGCCGAAATCGTCCAGCAGGCCATCGAACACGACGGCTTCGGCTTCGTCAACGTCTACTCGCCCTGTGTCACGTTCAACGACGTCGACACCTACGACTACTTCCGCGACGCCATCGTCGACCTGAACGACACCGACCACGACCCCGGCAACCGCGACATGGCCAAGGACAAGATTCTCGAGTCCGACAAGGAGTACACGGGCGTCCTCTACCAGGACGACTCGTCCGTACCCTTCGAGCAACGCGAGGGCATCGAGGCCCCGATGAACGACGTCCCGGACGGCGCCCCCGAGGGCGCGATGGACCTCGTTCGAGAGTTCTACTAG
- a CDS encoding 2-oxoacid:acceptor oxidoreductase subunit alpha yields the protein MPDDLNWAIGGEAGDGIDSTGKIFAQALSRAGRHVFTSKDFASRIRGGYTAYKVRTSVDRVESVVDRLDILIALTERTIHENEDELHDDSVIIYDGERSTMQDVEVPGDATALEVPLKRLAEDAGGAIMLNVVALGAACEVTNFPIENLDESLQKRFGDKGEAIVENNKKAARKGQEYVREEYDHEFGYDLETTDADYVLLNGDEAIGMGALAAGCKFYSGYPITPATDVMEYLTGRIDQFGGKVVQAEDELAAINMALGAARAGARSMTATSGPGIDLMTETFGLVATSETPLVICDVMRSGPSTGMPTKQEQGDLNMTLYGGHGEIPRFVVAPTTISECFWKTVEAFNLAEKYQTPVFLVSDLALAVTEQTFPPETFDMDEVEIDRGKVVDEDEVEAWLDEKGRFQAHFAAADGISPRAFPGTTDGAHMTTGLEHDELGRRTEDQEVRIEQVDKRQQKVETAREQEDFDYREFGDADADTLVISWGSNEGALREGLDLLDDEGYDIRFISVPYIFPRPDLTEEVQAADDVIVVECNATGQFADVVEHDVLQRVDRINKYDGVRFKADELAEDIKQQLAGTTGTQEATQ from the coding sequence ATGCCAGACGACCTCAACTGGGCCATCGGCGGCGAGGCCGGCGATGGAATCGACTCGACCGGGAAGATTTTTGCGCAAGCACTCTCCCGGGCCGGTCGACACGTCTTCACGTCGAAAGATTTCGCCTCGCGCATCCGGGGCGGCTACACCGCGTACAAGGTCCGGACGTCGGTCGACCGCGTCGAGAGCGTCGTCGACCGGCTCGACATCCTCATCGCGCTGACCGAGCGAACGATTCACGAGAACGAGGACGAACTGCACGACGACTCCGTCATCATCTACGACGGGGAGCGCTCGACGATGCAGGACGTCGAAGTCCCCGGCGACGCGACGGCACTGGAAGTCCCGCTCAAGCGCCTCGCCGAGGACGCGGGTGGCGCCATCATGCTCAACGTCGTCGCGCTGGGCGCGGCCTGCGAGGTGACGAACTTCCCCATCGAGAACTTGGACGAGAGCCTCCAGAAGCGCTTCGGCGACAAGGGCGAAGCCATCGTCGAGAACAACAAGAAGGCCGCTCGAAAGGGCCAGGAGTACGTCCGCGAGGAGTACGACCACGAGTTTGGCTACGACCTGGAGACCACCGACGCCGACTACGTCCTTCTGAACGGCGACGAAGCCATCGGGATGGGCGCGCTGGCCGCCGGCTGTAAGTTCTACTCCGGCTACCCCATCACGCCGGCGACCGACGTCATGGAGTACCTGACCGGCCGCATCGATCAGTTCGGCGGGAAGGTCGTCCAGGCCGAAGACGAGCTCGCGGCCATCAACATGGCGCTGGGCGCTGCCCGTGCGGGCGCGCGCTCGATGACGGCGACCTCCGGTCCGGGCATCGACCTGATGACCGAGACCTTCGGCCTCGTCGCCACGAGCGAGACGCCGCTGGTCATCTGTGACGTGATGCGCTCGGGCCCCTCGACGGGGATGCCGACCAAGCAGGAACAGGGCGACCTCAACATGACGCTGTACGGCGGCCACGGCGAGATTCCCCGGTTCGTCGTCGCGCCGACGACCATCTCGGAGTGTTTCTGGAAGACCGTCGAGGCGTTCAACCTCGCCGAGAAGTACCAGACGCCCGTCTTCCTGGTCTCGGACCTCGCGCTCGCGGTCACCGAACAGACGTTCCCGCCCGAGACGTTCGACATGGACGAGGTCGAGATCGACCGCGGCAAGGTGGTCGACGAGGACGAGGTCGAGGCGTGGCTCGACGAGAAGGGGCGCTTCCAGGCCCACTTCGCGGCCGCCGACGGCATCTCCCCGCGAGCCTTCCCCGGGACGACCGACGGCGCACACATGACGACCGGCCTCGAGCACGACGAGCTCGGCCGCCGGACGGAAGACCAGGAGGTCCGCATCGAACAGGTCGACAAACGACAGCAGAAAGTCGAGACGGCCCGCGAACAGGAGGACTTCGACTACCGCGAGTTCGGCGACGCGGACGCCGACACGCTCGTCATCTCCTGGGGCTCGAACGAGGGCGCGCTCCGCGAGGGGCTCGACCTCCTCGACGACGAGGGGTACGACATCCGGTTCATCTCGGTGCCCTACATCTTCCCGCGACCCGACCTCACCGAGGAGGTCCAGGCGGCCGACGACGTCATCGTCGTCGAGTGTAACGCGACCGGGCAGTTCGCCGACGTCGTCGAACACGACGTCCTCCAGCGCGTCGACCGCATCAACAAGTACGACGGCGTGCGATTCAAGGCGGACGAACTCGCAGAAGACATCAAGCAGCAGCTCGCCGGGACGACCGGCACACAGGAGGCAACACAATGA
- a CDS encoding FAD-dependent oxidoreductase: MDERSLTVAAVRSVGPDSVAIDIETPPEFDAQPGQFVKLTLAVDGEDHSRFYTISSPDVDGEFEITIGIDPEGEVAPHIADLDAGDEVRIEGPFGSDYYEGEARAVILAGGPGVGPAIGIAERALQEGNEAAVVYQDSDPIHVDRIEALADDGALVEVLADDEDLTDAVAAAVADGGQVFVYGFADFLDEATAALEAAGVDGDDAKVENFG; the protein is encoded by the coding sequence ATGGACGAACGTTCACTAACAGTCGCTGCCGTCCGTTCCGTCGGCCCGGACAGCGTCGCCATCGACATCGAGACCCCACCCGAGTTCGACGCCCAGCCGGGCCAGTTCGTCAAGCTCACCCTCGCCGTCGACGGCGAGGACCACTCCCGGTTCTACACCATCTCCTCGCCCGACGTCGACGGCGAGTTCGAGATTACAATCGGCATCGACCCGGAGGGTGAAGTCGCGCCCCACATCGCTGACCTCGACGCGGGCGACGAGGTACGCATCGAAGGGCCGTTCGGCTCGGACTACTACGAGGGTGAGGCCCGGGCCGTGATTCTGGCCGGCGGTCCCGGTGTGGGCCCGGCTATCGGCATCGCCGAGCGAGCCTTACAGGAGGGCAACGAGGCCGCTGTCGTCTATCAGGACAGCGACCCGATTCACGTCGACCGCATCGAGGCACTCGCGGACGACGGCGCACTCGTCGAGGTACTCGCCGACGACGAGGACCTGACCGACGCCGTGGCGGCGGCCGTCGCCGACGGTGGCCAGGTGTTCGTCTACGGGTTCGCCGACTTCCTCGATGAAGCCACGGCGGCCCTCGAAGCCGCTGGCGTGGACGGCGACGACGCGAAAGTCGAGAACTTCGGCTAG